In Leptospira fletcheri, the genomic window AATGATAGAACGATTGGGAGTTCCTATGGACCGCATCGTTTTGGGAGGCTTCAGCCAAGGAGCCATGCTCGCTACCGAACTTTTCCTTTGTTCCGAAAAGAAACCGAAAGGGTTGCTAATCCTGTCCGGGACCTTATTAGATAGGGACAGGTGGTCCGGTTTGGCCGCGACGACTCCCGGATTTTCCTTTTTCCAAAGCCATGGAAGAAACGATCCGGTTCTAGGTTATCCCGCCGCAAAGAGATTGGAAACTTTGTTAAAAGAAGCGGGTTGGAAAGGGGATTTACTGGCGTTTCCTGGTGGACACGAAATCCCGGAAGTGGTACTCCTCGGTATGAACCGCTACCTGAAAGAACTCTTCTAATGACGTACCTGATCGAAAAATACATCGCGTTAAAGAGCAAATATCGTAATTACGATACGAAGGAAGCCTTGAAGAGAATGCAGGCGTTCCGAATCGCGTTGAAGGAATTGGAAGACAAGGGATTTCGTACAGGGGTGGAGATTTTGGGTTCCATCAATTTCGGAATCGTGGAACCTTCCTCGGATATAGATTGTATCCTTCTGCATTACTGCGATCTGCACAAGGATGAATGTCCGGAGTATTGTCCGAATTTTCTGTACGAATCCGAGGAGATCAAAACCAGTCTTAGAAAACGTCTGAAAGACGAGCATTTAAAGGTGGAATTCCTGGATTGCATCAATCTTAGGATGGTGGAGAAGGCCTTGGAATCGGGACACTTAAAGGAGCACGAGGTCTTACGCAGGCTCCTGTTTTACAGGACGATTGGTCGCCCCGTGA contains:
- a CDS encoding alpha/beta hydrolase — protein: MSDQIPLVQIGPVQVAWIKGDPEAPYVILFHGYGANAYDLLPLYSYLDVPKGTNFLFPNGILEIPIMPGYYGRAWFPIDMEALQRAMVAGGTRDLSDRSPDGLTEARSKAEEMIERLGVPMDRIVLGGFSQGAMLATELFLCSEKKPKGLLILSGTLLDRDRWSGLAATTPGFSFFQSHGRNDPVLGYPAAKRLETLLKEAGWKGDLLAFPGGHEIPEVVLLGMNRYLKELF